The sequence below is a genomic window from Brettanomyces bruxellensis chromosome 9, complete sequence.
aaattaaaataaaaagacaaaaaaagataaaagaaaggaccaaaaagaccaaaaagagaaaatatatggCAAGGGAAAAGCAAGGAAAACAAGCATAGaggcaaaaaagaaaagattaaataaaagtaaaatataTAGTACCAAAAAACGTTAGTGCGGGGAAACAgcgtctttttttttgtgcaaGAAGCATGGAAGCACGTGAAGAGCAAaccagaagaaaaacagtGTATAGTCTACCCGGAGTCCACCTGGATATCGCTAACTCTCCGCGCATTTGCATCCCCAAGCAAATTCTACCTGCACGAATTGGCATCCCGCACTCCTGTTACATCACGCATCTCTCTTACATATTACACTTCTCCCATCCCACACTACTTACTGCACTTCTCCCATCCCACCTTTCTTACATCATACATCCCTACACCACTTCTTGATATATCTGAAACTCACATTCTCTTACACGCAATTGCTATAACGCAACCACCACGCATCACTGGCCACCCAAATAGTGCAAGTACGCAGTCATGGTCTTGACACCACCTATGTAGTTGTCCATGTTGAGCTTTTCGTTGATGGAATGGGCACCATCATCGCCTCTTCCCATAGGAAGCAAAACAGCATTTGTGTTCAACTCCTTTTCGAAAGTCAAAGTTATAGGAATGGAGCCACCGTCACGGATATAGTCGGGATCGACACCCCAGACCAAGTTTGTGGCCTTCTTTGCAGCCGAAAATGCTTTGTTGAATGGATCGCTCAACCAGTAATCACCATCGTGCATTAATTGGACGGAGAACTTGTTTGGAGAGTGCAATTGGGCGAATTTCTCGGTGCAATAGGCGGAAACAAGCTCTGTAAGCTTCGAAGAAGCGATGTTTGGAACCGTCCGGATCGAGAACTTGCCTGAAACCTTGGCTGGGATAACAGTCTTCTCGCCAACTCCGGAAAATGCACCCTCTATACCGTGCAATGAGAGCGAAGGGTACCTCCAGCGATGCATTAAGATGTCTTTCTTGTCACTGTAGATGGAGATATCGGCGGCACCGGTCGACTTGGCCAATTCCGCAGTGTCGTAGTCGATGTCATCATACAATTGGGACTCCTTTTGCGTGACTGGAGCCACCATTTCGTCAATTCCTGGAATGAGGATCTTTCCGTCACCATCCACAAGTTGTGACATCAATTTAACGAGATCTGTCATGGGCTCGTGCACGATACCACCGAAAATTCCAGAGTGGAGGTCGGCCGAAGGTCCCTCAATGGTCATTTGGTAGTAGTTAACACCACGAAGTCCGTAGGTGAGAACTGGCTTCCGGGTTCCCAACCAGTAATTATCGCATATGCAGACCACATCGACGCCCTTGAATGCCTTGTCGGCCTCCTCGTGGATCAACTTGTCCAAGCCAATCGACCCGGACTCCTCCATTCCTTCAAAGCACGTCACTATGTTGACCGGAAGGGCGATTCCAGCCTCTTTGTGTGCCTCAAGCACGTTTAACCAGCCAATCACAGGGCCCTTGTCGTCCGTGGAGCCCCGGCCGATCAACCGGTCGCCCTTCTGCACCAGTGTGAAGGGTTCGGTGTCCCATCCGTCCTCTTTGAAGGCTGGTTGCACATCATAATGGCCGTAAACAAGCACTGTTTTCTTGCTTGCATCGTGTCCAAAGTGCGCAACCACCACTGGAGGCAACTCCAAGCCTTTGTTCGTGACTGGCTCTGGTTGCTCGCCCATAAACTTCAACTCCACATCGTCTGCACCGAGGTTTTTCAACTCAGACTCTAGAAACTCTCCCATCTTGACAACTTTTGGCCGGAGTGACTCGTCTCCAGAAACAGATGGAATCGAGACCGCGTGGCCCAATCTTTTGACGAAGTTGGGCTTGAGGTCATTGATCTTTGCGAAGACTGGCTTTAGGTTTGTTTCAACGGTCATTTTCGAGTAATGATGAGTGTATCTTGTGTGCAATGTGTTGGTAATGCCAAATGTGCGCTTAAGTAAGGATTTGTGTGCTGTACGACTCAGTAGTGCTGTGGCTGATGGTAAAAGATGCCTGGTACGATTGAGCATATATAGTATGTGCGAAGGAAAGGGAGAAAGGAGTAATGTGAAGCaggtgaaaagaagaagtgcTGGTTGTGGAGAAAGTACTTGGTTGAAGTGCAGGAAAATGCCgagagcaaaaaaaataaaaaaaagtaagcGAATCCATTTTGAGCCAGCCACAGCTTCAAGCGGATAAGTAAAATAAGCAGCACCAGATACGCCGATTTTCTGACAGGAAACGGGAAAAGGGTGGAATTTCATCCAATATGCATTCAACCAGTACAGATATTGCTTTTATATTTGGCTTTTCCGGGATGGCTTTGTCACAATTGCGATATCCACAGTACAATCGGCGTGTCGCCACACACTTGCAAGGCAGCCAGTCGATCGACCGGACGATGGGCAGCAAAACATTTAGCGAGACACGCCGCGACATCATTCATGTTGCACGAAATTCGCTCGCGAAAAGTTTTCCGGGAAATCCTGATAATGAGTGATCCCGCGGCATTTTGGGAAAACGGACAATGCAAGTTTGATCAATTCTGTTATCGCGGTGCATTTGGATGTCCTTTAAAAGCAGGCGAGGTCGGTTTAGGTTGCCTGCCTGGTCGATTGGTTTTTGAATAGGGAATTTCAGGATGCGCGATTTCGTTTTGGGTGGGCATAAAGAGGAAATGTGCGTAGATAGAGGAAAAGCAAAGGGAGAAAGAGGCATGAATATTTGGTGAGATATTTGGTGAGATATTCGGTGAGAATATTCGGTGAGAATAAGACATAAGATTTAGCGTACAGAGTGCCTTCGTAGTGCCTTAATAGACATGGGGTTTTAGTGTGAGCGAAAGTGCAATTTACGGCATGCCCAACTCTAGATATTCGcatcctgcttttttgaaatgctTGATTAACTTGCCAACTTCTGCGTTATCGCTCCCTGTTTAGAGCTTCCATTTATCGTATGTGTCATTTGCCTGTTTCTGATTTCACGATTTCAGTACAAATGGAACTCGGTTTCCATTGTCCGAGTGtcgtttttctttcttcctgattaatggaatttttttcaagtgtGAGTCAACGGAAAGTTTTCGTAGTGCAATTTTCCAGCATGATTTTTCATGGGGCTTAATTTTTCGCTGGtctgaatttttttcggCGCCATCAAGCCAGATACCATCACTCAGATTAATACTCGCATCATCACTTCTCAAATCATCTTTACAGAAAAAAGCAGCTCTTTGGCAGCAGAATAGCAGACACAGCAGGCAAAAGACAGACAGAACCATGTGTGGAATCTTCGCAGCGTACCAGGTTCCGGATATCAAGGCTTTCAAGCCAAAAGCCTTGGAGTACTCAAAGAGAATCCGACACAGAGGACCAGATTGGTCGGGAAATGTGGTGGCAAACAACACGATTCTGTGCCACGAGAGATTGGCCATTGTCGGCGTGGACTCCGGTGCCCAGCCAATCCAGTCGGAGGACGGCCGGTACATCCTTACCGTCAACGGAGAGATCTACAACCACATTCAGCTCAGATCGCAGTTGAAAGACTACAAATTCCAGACGATGTCGGACTGCGAGGTGATCATTCCACTAGTTGAGAAGTACGGGGTGGACGCACCAAAGTATTTGGACGGTATGTTTGCCTGGGTGCTCTATGACAAGCAGACGGACAGAATAGTTGCCGCCAGAGATCCAATTGGTGTCACAACCATGTACATGGGACGGTCATCGAAGAACCCCAAGACGCTTTTCTTCGCCTCCGAGTTGAAGTGCCTGGTGGACGAGTGTGACGAGATCACGGCCTTCCCTCCCGGCAAGGTGTTCGACTCGAACACGGGCAAAACAACGCGGTTCTTCAAGCCTGATTGGTGGGATGAGGACCGCGTTCCGCACGGAGATGCCGATTACATGGCCATCCGCCACACCCTGGAGGCCTCCGTGAGGAAGAGATTGATGGCCGAGGTCCCGTTTGGTGTTCTTCTCTCGGGAGGCCTCGATTCCTCGCTTGTTGCCTCGATTGCAGCACGTGAAACCGCCAAGGCAATCCACGAAACGACAAACACCGAGGACTTGACCGGTGTGGACGATGAGGGCCATCTCCGGTTGTCCACCGGCTACTCGAAGTTGCACTCGTACGCCATTGGTCTTCCTGGCGCCCCAGACTTGAAGGCAGCCAAGAAAGTCGCCGATTTCATCGGCACAATCCACCACGAGCACCACTTCACTTTGCAGGAGGGTTTCGACGCCCTCAAGGACGTCATCTACCACTTGGAGACGTACGATGTGACGACGATCCGTGCATCCGTGCCTATGTATCTCCTCTCGCGGAAGATCAAGGCCCAAGGTGTCAAGATGGTTCTCTCAGGAGAGGGATCAGACGAGATCTTCGGCGGATACTTGTACTTCGCCAGTGCCCCTAACGCAGAGGAGTTCCACAAGGAGTGTGTCAAGCGTGTGAAGAACTTGAACTTGGCAGACTGCTTGCGTGCCAACAAATCGACCATGGCCTGGGGTTTGGAGGCCCGTGTTCCGTTCTTGGACAGAAGCTTCTTGAACTTGTGCATGAACATCGATCCAAAGTACAAGATGATCGACGAGAAGGCCGGCAGAATCGAGAAGTACATCCTCAGAAAGGCCTTTGACACCACCGATGAGCCTGGTGCCGAGCCTTACTTGCCTAAGGAGATCCTTTGGAGGCAGAAGGAGCAGTTCTCAGACGGTGTTGGCTACTCCTGGATCGACGGCTTGAAGGACTTGGCCGAGAAGCAGGTTTCCGACGAGCAGATGAAGCATCCAAAGCCTGAGTGGGGTGCCGACATCCCACACACTAAAGAGGCCTACTTCTACCGTGTGATGTTTGATGAGCTATTCCCATCCAAGGCTGCTGCAAGCACTGTTATGCGTTGGATTCCAAAGGCCGAGTGGGGATGTGCCGAGGACCCTAGTGGAAGATATGCCAAGATCCACGAGGCTTCTGTTGCAGATAACAACTGATTCAGATGGTGTAGACTCGCGATATAgcttttaatatatttacCGTTGTTCGAATGTATCTTTGTGTGCTTGACGAATGCTGCTGTGAATACTCTACAACTGACTGTTTCTTCACTAGACCAGCTATTCCTTTTCATGAATGTAGTGTCTTTGAGACTAATTGTATGGACAGTATGATCAGACAACTCTGATCCACCTTATCAGACAACTTATCGAATATCCATATTAGCTCCCACATCTACTCTTCTCGTCTTACTCCACTCAACTAATACTTTAGCCTCAGTATACCAATTTATAGATAATATACACATTCCAGCCCAAACTCCATAATTTTCGCGGGCCATGTTCCTTTGCTCAAACAGCACATCCACTCCCCCTATATGCTTCCTATAGCATCGAAATCATCTAGTTTCGTCTCGATCACAAACGAATCAATAAACGGAAAGCCCCGAGCATCTTTCTCGTCCTTTGTCacaacatcaacatcataCTGCTCCTGTTGATCCACTTTCCCCGACTCTTTGGCACTATCTATCAAGTCAAATTCatcctccttctcttcGTAGTCGATATTCTCCTCGATTTCCTCAAAATCAGGTGCAAGGTTGGACCATTTCTGCGGGTATACCACAGACCACAGGTATATGGTT
It includes:
- the ASN1 gene encoding asparagine synthetase (MEROPS:MER0034539~BUSCO:EOG09261145), yielding MCGIFAAYQVPDIKAFKPKALEYSKRIRHRGPDWSGNVVANNTILCHERLAIVGVDSGAQPIQSEDGRYILTVNGEIYNHIQLRSQLKDYKFQTMSDCEVIIPLVEKYGVDAPKYLDGMFAWVLYDKQTDRIVAARDPIGVTTMYMGRSSKNPKTLFFASELKCLVDECDEITAFPPGKVFDSNTGKTTRFFKPDWWDEDRVPHGDADYMAIRHTLEASVRKRLMAEVPFGVLLSGGLDSSLVASIAARETAKAIHETTNTEDLTGVDDEGHLRLSTGYSKLHSYAIGLPGAPDLKAAKKVADFIGTIHHEHHFTLQEGFDALKDVIYHLETYDVTTIRASVPMYLLSRKIKAQGVKMVLSGEGSDEIFGGYLYFASAPNAEEFHKECVKRVKNLNLADCLRANKSTMAWGLEARVPFLDRSFLNLCMNIDPKYKMIDEKAGRIEKYILRKAFDTTDEPGAEPYLPKEILWRQKEQFSDGVGYSWIDGLKDLAEKQVSDEQMKHPKPEWGADIPHTKEAYFYRVMFDELFPSKAAASTVMRWIPKAEWGCAEDPSGRYAKIHEASVADNN
- the DUG1 gene encoding Cys-Gly metallodipeptidase (MEROPS:MER0026471~BUSCO:EOG09261OIF), with the translated sequence MTVETNLKPVFAKINDLKPNFVKRLGHAVSIPSVSGDESLRPKVVKMGEFLESELKNLGADDVELKFMGEQPEPVTNKGLELPPVVVAHFGHDASKKTVLVYGHYDVQPAFKEDGWDTEPFTLVQKGDRLIGRGSTDDKGPVIGWLNVLEAHKEAGIALPVNIVTCFEGMEESGSIGLDKLIHEEADKAFKGVDVVCICDNYWLGTRKPVLTYGLRGVNYYQMTIEGPSADLHSGIFGGIVHEPMTDLVKLMSQLVDGDGKILIPGIDEMVAPVTQKESQLYDDIDYDTAELAKSTGAADISIYSDKKDILMHRWRYPSLSLHGIEGAFSGVGEKTVIPAKVSGKFSIRTVPNIASSKLTELVSAYCTEKFAQLHSPNKFSVQLMHDGDYWLSDPFNKAFSAAKKATNLVWGVDPDYIRDGGSIPITLTFEKELNTNAVLLPMGRGDDGAHSINEKLNMDNYIGGVKTMTAYLHYLGGQ